The DNA segment CCCTGCATTTATAtcacacaatatatatatacatacaattAAGTGTCATACATCTGCCTCTGACTGCATTTTTCTGctgatttgttttttttaacaaaatttCACGGCATTTCAGAAAACATCCAAACTATTTGTGGGATTGAATCAATAGAGGACAGATGGTCCTACTCTCCACTGCTCTTTTATTGCTGCCAGCAGGGGAGAGTTCCGGCataaaaagagaagccaagtttCATTATTGATACATCTTTCCAAGGTTATTGATTTACAGTGTACcgttgctcattcattcatttcaattaCATACAATTAGCACAAACTGTGGACGAGGCCCAGGAAGCGGTGCTGGAGGCCTCTGAGGAACTCTCCGTGTTGGGTTCAGTCCGATAAGTGGAccttggaggagagggatgcctTGGTGGACCACAAAAGTCTACTTGAAAAGCAGGCTCAGGGATGCTTTTGAGCAGTGAGTTTTTATACATGTGAGGATTAAAAGAACTGTGATTATCACATTTTTTAACCTCATCACTCACAACTCAGCAGGACATAAGTTCTCAGCATCTAGCATCTCTACTAGATGTATTCAATCAGTAACTACTTTCAATGACAGTGTTCACTGTATTAAGGTTTGCTTTTAAAtgtgatgttttttttaatgatcttTTGCAAAAATCCTGAGCCGCCCCGTCCTGAACGGCCCCGTCCTGAACCGTGAAGTGTTAGGTAGCATTTGTTGTGCAAGGCAAGTCCTAATGAAAATCTGCAGAGGGGACTGGTGCCTCTCAGTCCACTCCAAGTCAATGGAGCCTGGTAACCGGAACTGgctgcaacaataatacaatgctGTGCTTACAACATTTAAGAGACTGTAACTTGCACAAGCTCTAGGCATGCACTGTTAAATACCACTGCAATTTAACATCAAATGAATTAGGGCAGTAAAAAATACTGCACAAGGGAAAATGCAATGGGCAGCAAGTGAACGATGTGTGAAACAACTCAAAGGACTATCTGAGCTGTGagcacccacccccactgaaatggttcccacctggttgtgcatgccgaccatgggtgcgactctcctgcatgagctcggacacttcagctatcaggccgtctgctgaagcaacatttaagagcgtacccctttgcccactctaggcttcgctgcattgtttccagcctgaaagaagacaatggtgttaaagtagacaaggctagtattttttgttgttgtatctaaaccagtaataatttatcgaccatatctcataagaacgtgaacaaatagtcgcctaggttgaaggttgagcttgcttgccttcagcagtggttttgcctcaaaataccagctagctagactaatcgactttaggtaacaacaaaaaatgaatgtcaagaatgtgcagcactggagcctactgtactgactactgaggatagcagatggttgggggttgaggctaactcgtttagctagctacataactaggggacagatagttggatatggactgtccagccttaacatggcagctttcacggataaaaacgaaacgcaaatagctagtctttatccaacagtctagactagtcagtgactggctagctagcaatgcagaagtatcacagtagcaatccattgctaaaaaacaaacaaacaaaagctatccgcacagcgagtgaccaagttaaacccctgttagcctagctagccagtgaagattacgattaagtcacaaataatgatttcgaaaaaactgtacctttgtcaacatggactgaaggtcgtcgtgtccagggttatccgacagcaaaagctgagtgcagtcatttagtgtctgcttacactgtcttaggaagttccttcttgccatcttctcatccttcaaacttctgtgtgctgggctaaacttgttttgaaatcttccgcttctacagtggggaggagctggtacttgaaaatacagggaagaatcaaatcacactagcccagataactgcaggaggagctagggaaattgtgggtagtgatttgcatgtggcgtttatttaacgcctgcaattgcacgtgtaaatatacaggcgtttatttaacgcctgcaaatgcacgtgtaaatataaaggcgtttatttaacgcctgcaattgcatgtgtaaatatacaggcgtttatttaacgcctgcaattgcacgtgtaaatatacaggcgtttatttaacgcctgcaagcgttaactaacgcgtacattcatgtgtaactttcgcctgcacatttacggctgcagccgcttatgaaacagctgcaggcgcttcctaaacgggtgtccaatcaaaaatacgcgtttaaattacaagtacatttgaccctgtcggcgttccataaaagcacgcgtctaaataaacgcgtgctttgaacgtgtcacgtgacacggttcaatttgaggcgaaaaagacgccgactttgtatggaagtcggcgtaatggacgccgtctttgcatgcaaagtcggcgtcaattacgcgtggttgacacacggagGCGTCTTAATACTTGCCCACTTGGCCTTCCATATGGGGGTCTGtttcggcgccgtctcaagtcggacaaaaagtctaaccagaattcactgctaCAAGTCTGCTACAAGtctgctgcagcgctgcatgaagtcgaacataCCTAATGTCATCACAACGTCATTCAGCAATTTTTTGCAACAAATTTACCTGCCTTTAGCAACTTCCCCTGAATATTTGGCGGCCCAAATATAGGTGGCCCAATGTTTGATTATAGGTTTGACATTTCGGCCTCTCCGTAGTTTTGAAATGTACAGTCAGCAACTAAACACTATCCATAGCGCGTCGAAATTAAGCCAGATAGCTATTTAGCTCTAGTTCCTCTGGTCATTGTTAGGAGGTTGGGAGATCTTACGAGGTTGAAGTTAGAGCAACTATATCATCTTTTGCGTATTAGTGGAGGTGAGTAAAGGCTGAGAAAGCTTTTGTTTTCTGACGCTGTTAATGTTAGCTAGCAACTAACTAAAGTTACGTTAGCAAACAGCGCCTGGTTCATCAAAATGGCCTAGGAATTTTCATAGTATCTTCATACCAGTTTAATAGCAAGAATTAGGTCACCTGATAGCTAGCTTTGGCGTTAGCTGGTACCATGCGAGAGATCTGTGGTTAAATACTGACACCTTAAACGTTTAAATATATTACCATCTCTTGCTACCTAGCTAGTTCTACTATCAAGGACGCAATGTCTTTGCCACCAACTGCTGAGAAAATCGTGCTTAGCAGCACTTCAACAGTCCCTCTCCATGAACGGTAAGAAAATATACAGCGCTTACTTTCATAGCCTTTTATTCTTCTCACGCTATAACAATGTTGTTTTCGCAAAACCTTCTGAGTTTCCATGTATGTGTTAAATGGTGTTTACCAGGTGCATACATATCCTTTCAAATCCTTCACACCTGCTGAAATGTAAGCCACCACATTTTGAGTTGTAGGAGGCGGTGCAGAGGAATGGCATAGGCCTGTTCCACATGCACAACCTCCCAAATGTCCTGGACTCATTAAGGCCTCTGCCCTCTTAGCAGTATGCATACTCCTTGAACCAGCTTTCAACTCACTTTTAAGGCATACTCGCCTCTCTACATCCCTCAACTCTGTCCATCACCCTCCGTTGCCCCTGACAGCTTCACCATCATGCTGAAGAGTCGACCTGACCAGGTGGCAGTGGAGGCCAACCTGCAGCAGAAGGAGGCCAGCTTCAGGAACAGAAAGCTGGTCCTGCAGATGGAAGACAGACCATCAGTACTGGTTGCCCTGCAGCATAGGGtactgtggaggaagagggaaactATGCATGTAGTCTGGATAAGCAGTAGCCCCACCTCTTGACCTATTGGTTGGGACTTGAGGGAAATGTGTTGGCATGTGTTACATCTCTTGTCCACATCAAATACCTTCACATATATAATCCTTTTGACCCCTATATGTATTCCCCCCAATGGTATATTCTGCAGAGTTTGAAGCACCGTCTGGGAAAAGCCAATGTGCTGGCCAGGCTGGGCCAGCCCATGGGGGCCATATCGTGGAGGGGTGCTGGCAGACGGTTCTCCACGAGGGAACTGCCAGACACATCCAGAGAAGGGTTCCGTTGGAGGAGGGTCAGAGAGGGTGCCTTTAAACCAGGCTTCAATTTTAGAAGTGAGTGTATGTGGTTTATTTTTCATGCTGCTTACAAATGAGGTTATCTGAATCTGTATATGTGTAGTAGGACTCCCTTCTGTGTGTAAGCGGGACTGGTCAGAGCAAGTGTTCCTTTGGTATCCTTAGGTTTCATCCTTAGGTTAACCTTAGCTGTTTGACTTATTGGTTCAGCTTATGCTCATGGTCTAAATAAGGGATTGAAGTGCAATACTTTACAATGAAAGTTTGAGTTAATAGTTTTAATGATCAGCGCTTCCCTTGTCAAACATTTCTGTAATTTGCAGGTGTGGGTCCGAGGCATGGCTGGAACAGTGTTGCCAGAAAGAAGCTGCGTTCGGCGCTGAGGATGCAGGGTGGTCTTGTGACCAGCTCTGGAGCGCTGTTAACCCAAGGAGCCTGGTACcaaagaggaagaggtgagagcACTCCCTCAGATTGTTACACATGGATTATGAAAGAAACACATTATTCAGCATGCAGAATACACCGTTCCTTATGTCCCTctgcaggaagaagaggagttGGTCTCAGTCTGGATCAGACTGGCACAAGAGGGCATGGTGTTTTTGGCACTGGGCAAGGTTTTGGAGACTGGGGAGGTTTCAACACCAGGGGAGCGTTCAACACCAGGGGAGCGTTCAACACCAGGGGAGGTTTTGGTACTAGGGGAAGCTCCGTCACGAGGGGAGGCTTTAGGGCCAGGGCAGCCTTTGGAGACAGGGGTCGTGGCACTTTCAGAGGACCCTTGGTCATCACCAAAGAGCAGCTAGACAACGAGCTTGACGAGTACATGTCCATGTCTAAGAGCAATCTGGATGCACAGCTGGATGATTATATGTCTATGGCCGGTTCCGACAATATTGGATATTAAATGAAAATTCTGAAGATAAATAAAAAATGCAATTTCTCATGTAAGAGCTACAACTGTTTACATTTGTTCGGGGAATGTTTAGCATGAtcagttttttttctgtttacaAAACAGTTTGAAATAGTTTGTTTTTGTGCAGGACAATGGTAACTACGGTAATGACAGGTTTGCCAGCAGTTTgaatatttgtttgtttttttacattttttgaTACTGTACTAAGTTGCAAAAGTTTTTGATACTGTTCTAAGTTTAAAAAAGGTTAAATGTTAAAGGCTAAACTGTCATCAAACCAGTCTATAAATGTTTTTGTGAATCTaaaaatgcaacaaaaaaaaaagagatgtgCTTTAGTTGATCAAGAAAATGTTTGATATAAGGTTTCATATTGTTTTAACATTTTAACATGCATGCAGTTTAACTAAATAAAAACCTAAACAGAGTGGTTAT comes from the Osmerus eperlanus chromosome 7, fOsmEpe2.1, whole genome shotgun sequence genome and includes:
- the LOC134023049 gene encoding chromatin target of PRMT1 protein-like; translation: MSLPPTAEKIVLSSTSTVPLHERFTIMLKSRPDQVAVEANLQQKEASFRNRKLVLQMEDRPSVLVALQHRSLKHRLGKANVLARLGQPMGAISWRGAGRRFSTRELPDTSREGFRWRRVREGAFKPGFNFRSVGPRHGWNSVARKKLRSALRMQGGLVTSSGALLTQGAWYQRGRGRRGVGLSLDQTGTRGHGVFGTGQGFGDWGGFNTRGAFNTRGAFNTRGGFGTRGSSVTRGGFRARAAFGDRGRGTFRGPLVITKEQLDNELDEYMSMSKSNLDAQLDDYMSMAGSDNIGY